One genomic segment of Abditibacteriota bacterium includes these proteins:
- a CDS encoding prephenate dehydrogenase: MQWISKGNILIAGLGLMGGSYAMALSRLGYHVTAIDTRPEAIGYALSRGIIKEGSTRVEPGLVTGADAVIFGLYPHVFREWIEEHGHLFRPGAMLTDVTGVKSAVVYDVQRLLPPGVEFIPAHPMAGREVYGVENSDDRIFHDANFIVTPTDSNTPEAVEWCKDLGRILGFRKISVLSPEEHDEMIAFLSQLTHCIAVSLMTCTDNRHLADYTGNSFRDLTRIARINENMWSELFVMNKKPLLDKMDRFIEEIREFRDALDRDDTETMREKMRLSTERRAWFDVK; this comes from the coding sequence ATGCAGTGGATAAGTAAAGGCAATATTCTCATAGCGGGCCTGGGTCTCATGGGCGGCAGCTACGCCATGGCCCTGTCCCGTCTGGGCTATCACGTGACGGCCATAGACACCCGCCCCGAAGCCATCGGCTACGCCCTGTCCCGGGGCATCATCAAGGAGGGCAGCACCCGGGTGGAGCCCGGGCTGGTGACCGGAGCCGACGCGGTGATCTTTGGCCTGTATCCCCACGTGTTCAGGGAATGGATAGAGGAGCACGGGCATCTGTTCCGTCCCGGAGCCATGCTCACCGACGTCACCGGCGTCAAGAGCGCCGTGGTTTACGACGTGCAGAGGCTCCTGCCTCCGGGAGTGGAATTCATACCGGCCCATCCCATGGCCGGCCGGGAGGTCTATGGCGTGGAAAACAGCGACGACCGCATCTTTCACGACGCCAACTTTATCGTGACCCCCACGGACAGCAATACTCCCGAAGCGGTGGAGTGGTGCAAGGACCTGGGGCGCATACTGGGCTTTCGGAAAATATCGGTGCTGTCGCCGGAGGAGCACGACGAGATGATAGCCTTCCTCTCCCAGCTCACCCACTGCATAGCCGTCAGCCTGATGACCTGCACCGACAACAGGCATCTGGCAGACTACACCGGCAACTCCTTCCGGGACCTGACCCGCATAGCCCGGATCAACGAAAACATGTGGAGCGAGCTGTTCGTCATGAACAAAAAGCCCCTGCTGGACAAGATGGACCGCTTTATAGAGGAGATCAGGGAGTTCCGGGACGCCCTGGACAGGGACGACACGGAAACAATGCGGGAAAAGATGCGTCTTTCCACAGAGCGAAGGGCCTGGTTTGACGTAAAATAA
- a CDS encoding shikimate dehydrogenase has translation MEYGCIGKSLPHSFSKEIHALIDSYRYELRELRPEELAGFLKEADFRGVNVTIPYKEAVLPYLSEISESARAIGAVNTIVNRDGRLLGFNTDFSGMDALLRHAGLDLRGKKVLIPGTGGTSRTALALARARGAREIYRVSRSGKDGALSYDEAMDRHGDAEIIINTTPCGMFPDHRAKPLSLEPFARLEGVIDAIYNPLRTELVLDALSRGVRAEGGLYMLAAQAVYAAELFLDKRYPAGLTDSIWKKVRGDKENIVLIGMSGAGKTAAAGALKRITERPMEDTDLMVERRTGMKIRDIFARYGEEHFRRLESEAIDSLSGETGMIISTGGGAPLRPENLSALKKNGRIVLLERDPEDILPDPSRPLADTEEKIRALYAARYPIYRAAADAAVRVSGTPDATAMEILRERLS, from the coding sequence ATGGAATACGGCTGCATAGGCAAGAGCCTGCCCCACAGCTTCAGCAAAGAGATACACGCTCTCATAGACAGCTACCGCTACGAGCTCCGGGAGCTCCGGCCGGAGGAGCTGGCCGGCTTTTTGAAGGAGGCGGATTTCAGAGGCGTCAACGTCACCATCCCCTACAAGGAGGCGGTGCTGCCCTATCTGTCGGAGATATCGGAGAGCGCCCGGGCCATAGGGGCTGTGAACACCATAGTCAACCGGGACGGCAGGCTCCTGGGCTTCAACACGGACTTTTCGGGCATGGACGCCCTCCTGAGGCATGCGGGCCTTGACCTCAGGGGCAAAAAGGTGCTGATACCGGGCACCGGAGGCACCTCCCGCACGGCTCTGGCCCTGGCAAGGGCCCGGGGAGCCCGGGAGATATACAGGGTGAGCCGCTCCGGAAAAGACGGGGCTCTGTCCTACGACGAGGCCATGGACCGCCACGGGGACGCGGAGATCATCATCAACACCACCCCCTGCGGCATGTTCCCGGACCACAGGGCCAAGCCCCTGAGCCTTGAGCCCTTTGCCCGGCTCGAGGGAGTCATAGACGCCATCTACAACCCCCTGCGCACCGAGTTGGTCCTGGATGCCCTGAGCCGGGGCGTCAGGGCGGAGGGAGGCCTCTATATGCTGGCGGCCCAGGCCGTGTATGCCGCAGAGCTGTTTCTGGACAAACGATACCCCGCGGGCCTCACGGACAGCATCTGGAAAAAGGTGCGGGGCGACAAGGAAAACATAGTGCTCATAGGCATGTCCGGCGCCGGCAAGACTGCCGCCGCCGGGGCCCTGAAGCGCATCACCGAGCGGCCTATGGAGGACACGGACCTGATGGTGGAACGCCGGACCGGCATGAAGATCAGGGACATATTCGCCCGATACGGCGAGGAGCATTTCCGCCGGCTGGAGAGCGAGGCCATCGACTCTCTGTCCGGGGAGACCGGCATGATCATTTCCACCGGCGGGGGAGCGCCCCTGCGGCCGGAAAACCTGTCCGCCCTGAAGAAAAACGGCAGGATAGTCCTGCTGGAGCGGGACCCGGAGGACATACTCCCCGACCCCTCCAGGCCTCTGGCGGACACGGAGGAAAAGATCAGGGCCCTCTACGCCGCCCGGTATCCCATATACAGGGCGGCGGCGGACGCTGCGGTGCGGGTCTCGGGCACCCCGGACGCCACGGCCATGGAGATACTCAGAGAGAGGCTGTCATAG
- the trpB gene encoding tryptophan synthase subunit beta: protein MSKGRFGIHGGQYIPETLMNAVIELDEAYLSCKDDPDFRRELSELLNEYAGRPSRLYFARHMTEDLGGAKIYLKREDLNHTGAHKINNVLGQALLAKKMGKTRLIAETGAGQHGVATATAAALFGMECVVFMGEEDTVRQALNVYRMRLLGAQVVPVSTGTATLKDAVSEAFREWTNRISDTHYCLGSVMGPHPFPTIVRDFQAVISAEIKEQMLEREGRLPDVVAACVGGGSNAIGSFYHFIEDRSVRLVGCEAAGRGVDTFETVATIATGREGIFHGMKSYFCQDEYGQIAPVYSISAGLDYPGIGPEHAWLHDTGRAQYAPVTDEEAVEAFEYMARTEGIIPAIESAHAAAWVMKEAPSMPRDAIVVITLSGRGDKDCAAIARYRGEDIHE from the coding sequence ATGAGCAAAGGACGCTTTGGCATCCACGGGGGCCAGTATATCCCCGAGACCCTGATGAACGCCGTCATCGAGCTGGACGAGGCTTACCTCAGCTGCAAGGACGACCCGGACTTCCGGCGGGAACTGTCGGAGCTGCTGAACGAATACGCCGGCAGGCCCTCGCGGCTCTATTTTGCCCGGCATATGACAGAGGACCTGGGCGGGGCAAAGATATATCTGAAACGGGAAGACCTGAACCACACCGGCGCCCACAAGATCAACAACGTGCTGGGCCAGGCCCTGCTGGCCAAGAAGATGGGCAAGACCCGCCTCATAGCAGAGACCGGAGCCGGCCAGCACGGCGTGGCCACCGCCACGGCGGCGGCCCTGTTCGGCATGGAGTGCGTGGTGTTTATGGGCGAGGAGGACACGGTGCGCCAGGCCCTGAACGTCTATCGCATGCGGCTGCTGGGAGCGCAGGTAGTGCCGGTCAGCACCGGCACCGCCACCCTGAAGGACGCAGTGTCCGAAGCCTTCCGTGAATGGACCAACAGGATATCGGACACCCACTACTGCCTGGGCTCGGTGATGGGGCCCCACCCCTTCCCCACCATAGTCCGGGACTTTCAGGCCGTGATCTCCGCCGAGATCAAAGAGCAGATGCTGGAGCGGGAAGGCAGGCTGCCGGACGTGGTGGCCGCCTGCGTGGGCGGCGGCTCCAACGCCATAGGCTCCTTTTATCACTTCATAGAGGACCGCAGCGTGCGGCTGGTGGGCTGCGAGGCGGCGGGCAGAGGCGTGGACACCTTTGAGACCGTGGCCACCATAGCCACCGGCAGAGAGGGCATATTTCACGGCATGAAGTCCTATTTCTGTCAGGACGAATACGGCCAGATAGCCCCGGTGTATTCCATATCCGCGGGCCTGGACTATCCGGGCATAGGCCCCGAGCACGCCTGGCTCCACGACACGGGCAGGGCCCAATACGCGCCGGTCACCGACGAAGAAGCGGTGGAGGCCTTTGAGTATATGGCCCGGACCGAGGGCATCATCCCCGCCATCGAATCTGCCCACGCGGCCGCCTGGGTCATGAAGGAGGCCCCCTCCATGCCCCGGGACGCCATCGTGGTGATCACTCTTTCGGGCAGGGGCGACAAGGACTGCGCGGCTATAGCCCGCTACAGGGGAGAAGACATCCATGAGTAA
- a CDS encoding phosphoribosylanthranilate isomerase has protein sequence MVNEFPPDYAGFILHFPRSRRHVTCGQAAEIRGLLRPEIGAVGVFVDRPPEEVASAAEQLSLDAVQLHGSEDEDYIAALRRLISLPVWKAFVVRSADDADRALRSSADEILLDGGMGQGRGFDLSLTEGFGRPFILAGGLTPESIPGAARIPGVIMADLSSGVETGGVKDREKIRAAVSAARNAR, from the coding sequence ATGGTCAACGAATTCCCTCCGGACTATGCCGGCTTCATCCTGCATTTCCCCCGGAGCCGCAGGCACGTGACCTGCGGGCAGGCGGCGGAGATCAGGGGGCTCCTGCGGCCGGAGATAGGGGCTGTGGGGGTCTTTGTGGACCGGCCGCCGGAGGAGGTGGCCAGCGCGGCGGAGCAGCTGTCGCTCGACGCGGTGCAGCTCCACGGCAGCGAGGACGAGGACTATATAGCCGCCCTGCGGCGGCTCATCTCCCTGCCCGTGTGGAAGGCCTTTGTGGTCCGCAGCGCCGACGACGCGGACAGGGCTCTCCGGAGCAGCGCCGACGAGATACTCCTGGACGGGGGCATGGGCCAGGGCAGGGGCTTTGACCTCTCTCTCACGGAGGGCTTTGGCCGGCCCTTCATCCTGGCGGGGGGCCTGACCCCCGAGTCCATCCCCGGGGCGGCCCGCATACCGGGCGTCATCATGGCGGACCTGTCCTCCGGCGTGGAGACCGGCGGGGTGAAGGACAGAGAAAAAATCAGGGCGGCGGTATCGGCCGCCCGCAATGCGAGGTAA
- the aroQ gene encoding type II 3-dehydroquinate dehydratase produces the protein MNILVINGPNLNMLGIREPGIYGKGTYGDLCRRIEAHAAAIGANVELYQSNHEGDLVDKIQQALGAADGIVINPGAYTHTSVALLDALKAVGLPAVEVHISRVEEREAFRQISYVRDACLKTITGHGFDGYTEAVSFLAAILRTPGRTVCIKPGKASGTVTAPPAKSMAHRLLIAAFLAEECGGGKCRIGNLAPSDDILATEGCIEAAKKYLRGDTDSLTMNAGESGSTLRFLIPWALTLSDKVVFTGSERLLERPLSVYEDICAEKGFLFEKGPRSLTLRGSLGPGTYRMRGDVSSQFASGLLFALPLLDGDSRIEFTTPPESLPYIRMTLQALDMFGVRAALEEGGVTVPGRQKYIPRDADAEGDWSNAAFLKALDLFGGSVRVEGLDPDSLQGDKVCVEYFRRLADGGAELDISQCPDLGPVLFAAAAGLTGGRFTGTKRLSIKESDRTRAMAEELAKFGIRCLEEDNAFTVFPGSLTAPAEPLCGHNDHRIVMALSVLLTVTGGAVSGAGAVKKSWPDFFDALKQLGVTWYAVDK, from the coding sequence TTGAACATACTCGTCATCAACGGCCCCAACCTCAATATGCTGGGGATAAGGGAGCCGGGCATATACGGCAAGGGCACCTACGGGGACCTGTGCCGCAGGATAGAAGCCCACGCCGCGGCCATCGGCGCAAACGTGGAGCTGTATCAGTCCAATCACGAGGGAGACCTGGTGGACAAGATACAGCAGGCCCTGGGCGCTGCCGACGGCATAGTCATCAATCCGGGAGCCTACACCCACACCAGCGTGGCCCTGCTGGACGCCCTCAAGGCGGTCGGCCTGCCCGCGGTGGAGGTGCACATATCCCGGGTGGAGGAGCGGGAGGCCTTCAGACAGATATCCTACGTCAGGGACGCCTGCCTGAAGACCATCACCGGCCACGGCTTTGACGGCTACACCGAGGCCGTCAGCTTTCTCGCGGCCATTCTCCGGACCCCGGGCAGGACCGTCTGCATCAAGCCGGGCAAGGCCTCCGGCACCGTCACGGCCCCGCCGGCCAAGAGCATGGCCCACCGGCTGCTCATAGCCGCCTTTCTGGCGGAGGAGTGCGGCGGCGGCAAATGCCGCATAGGCAACCTGGCCCCCTCCGACGACATACTGGCCACGGAGGGCTGCATAGAAGCCGCGAAAAAATACCTCCGGGGCGACACGGACTCCCTGACCATGAACGCAGGCGAGTCCGGCTCCACCCTCAGGTTCCTGATACCCTGGGCCCTGACCCTGTCGGACAAGGTGGTCTTCACCGGGTCGGAGCGGCTGCTGGAGAGGCCTCTGTCCGTGTATGAGGACATCTGCGCGGAAAAGGGCTTTCTCTTCGAAAAGGGGCCCCGCTCCCTGACCCTGAGGGGCTCTCTCGGCCCCGGGACCTACAGGATGAGGGGCGACGTCTCCAGCCAGTTCGCCAGCGGCCTGCTGTTTGCCCTGCCCCTGCTGGACGGGGACAGCCGCATAGAGTTTACCACCCCGCCGGAAAGCCTGCCCTATATACGGATGACCCTGCAGGCGCTGGACATGTTCGGCGTCCGGGCGGCGCTGGAAGAGGGAGGCGTCACGGTCCCCGGCAGACAGAAATATATCCCCCGGGACGCCGACGCGGAGGGCGACTGGAGCAACGCCGCCTTTCTGAAGGCCCTGGACCTCTTCGGAGGCAGCGTCCGGGTGGAGGGGCTGGACCCGGATTCCCTGCAGGGCGACAAGGTCTGCGTGGAGTATTTCCGCCGCCTGGCCGACGGCGGGGCCGAGCTGGACATATCCCAGTGCCCCGACCTGGGGCCGGTGCTGTTTGCTGCGGCGGCGGGGCTCACGGGCGGCCGCTTTACCGGCACGAAGCGCCTGAGCATCAAGGAGTCCGACAGGACCCGGGCCATGGCGGAGGAGCTGGCCAAATTCGGCATACGCTGCCTGGAGGAGGACAACGCGTTCACGGTGTTTCCGGGCAGCCTCACGGCCCCCGCAGAGCCCCTCTGCGGACACAACGACCACAGGATAGTCATGGCCCTCTCGGTGCTGCTCACCGTCACGGGAGGCGCCGTCAGCGGCGCCGGGGCGGTAAAGAAGAGCTGGCCGGACTTTTTTGACGCGCTGAAACAACTTGGAGTAACATGGTATGCAGTGGATAAGTAA
- the trpC gene encoding indole-3-glycerol phosphate synthase TrpC has translation MNILEEIAAYARLRVEKDREAAGLSALREQAEALPGGGDRFYAAAAKPGLSFICEIKKASPSKGLIDPLFDYRGIAREYDAAGADCISCLTEPRWFLGSDGIFREVRGLTDIPMLRKDFVIDEYQIFQAKVLGADCALLICALLPPATLARWVALCESLSLAALVEAHDADEIQMAADAGARMIGVNNRNLKDFSVDLSNAARLRDRIPAGCLYVSESGIGGPDDVAALKDTGADAVLVGEALMRAPDKGAFLAGLRRAAE, from the coding sequence ATGAACATTCTCGAAGAGATAGCCGCCTACGCCCGGCTCCGGGTGGAAAAAGACAGGGAGGCGGCGGGCCTCTCCGCCCTGCGGGAGCAGGCGGAAGCCCTGCCCGGCGGAGGCGACAGGTTTTACGCCGCCGCGGCCAAACCGGGCCTCTCCTTTATCTGCGAGATAAAAAAGGCCTCCCCCTCCAAGGGGCTCATAGACCCCCTGTTCGACTACCGGGGCATCGCCCGGGAATACGACGCCGCCGGCGCCGACTGCATCTCCTGCCTCACGGAGCCCCGGTGGTTCCTGGGGTCCGACGGCATATTCCGGGAGGTCCGGGGCCTGACGGATATACCCATGCTGCGCAAGGACTTCGTCATAGACGAATACCAGATATTCCAGGCCAAGGTCCTGGGGGCCGACTGCGCGCTGCTCATCTGCGCCCTGCTGCCCCCCGCGACCCTGGCCCGGTGGGTGGCTCTCTGCGAGTCCCTGTCCCTGGCGGCTCTGGTGGAGGCCCACGACGCCGACGAGATACAGATGGCGGCAGACGCGGGGGCCCGCATGATAGGGGTCAACAACCGCAACCTGAAGGACTTTTCCGTGGACCTGTCCAACGCGGCGCGCCTCCGGGACCGGATACCGGCGGGCTGCCTTTACGTGTCCGAAAGCGGCATCGGAGGCCCCGACGACGTGGCGGCCCTGAAGGACACGGGCGCCGACGCGGTGCTGGTGGGCGAAGCCCTCATGAGGGCCCCGGACAAAGGGGCCTTTCTCGCCGGGCTCAGGCGGGCGGCAGAGTGA
- the aroC gene encoding chorismate synthase: protein MKNTFGSAVTLTIFGESHGPEIGAVLDGLAPGMEVSGDSIRKQLDKRRPAGAISTARREADEFHIASGVFEGRTTGTPLTIIIPNADVHSRDYASLRHTPRPGHADYTAQVKYRGFQDYRGGGHFSGRITAALCAAGGILLPALEKKGILIGSHIAALGGGEPLLRDQAFSGDEALLTEQLRSLDCKDFPALDPEAEKAMRERILEMRDLHDSCGGILEGCIAGLPAGTGEPWFDTVEGVLSHALFGIPAVKGVDFGGAFDLAGLPGSEYNDGFCLSDSGEVRTSTNHNGGVNGGIANGMPILFRVMVKPTPSVFLPQATVDLEKGTGATLSLSGRHDPAVIHRAAAAVNCAAALAAADLLTVRYGADYLGE from the coding sequence ATGAAAAACACCTTTGGCAGCGCGGTGACCCTCACCATATTCGGCGAGAGCCACGGACCGGAGATAGGGGCTGTGCTGGACGGCCTGGCCCCCGGCATGGAGGTCAGCGGGGACAGCATCAGAAAACAGCTGGACAAGAGGCGCCCGGCGGGAGCCATATCCACGGCCCGCAGAGAGGCGGACGAATTTCACATAGCCAGCGGAGTCTTTGAGGGCAGGACCACCGGCACGCCTCTCACCATAATCATACCCAATGCCGACGTCCACAGCCGGGACTACGCGTCCCTGCGCCACACGCCCAGGCCCGGCCACGCCGACTACACGGCCCAAGTGAAATACAGGGGCTTTCAGGACTACCGGGGCGGAGGCCACTTCAGCGGCCGCATCACCGCGGCCCTGTGCGCCGCCGGGGGCATACTGCTGCCGGCACTGGAAAAGAAGGGCATCCTCATAGGCTCCCACATCGCCGCGCTGGGCGGGGGAGAGCCCCTGCTCCGGGACCAGGCCTTCTCCGGCGACGAAGCCCTGCTCACAGAGCAGCTCCGCAGCCTGGACTGCAAGGACTTCCCCGCGCTGGACCCCGAGGCCGAAAAGGCCATGCGGGAGCGGATACTGGAGATGAGGGACCTGCATGACAGCTGCGGCGGCATACTGGAGGGCTGCATAGCGGGCCTCCCCGCCGGCACCGGCGAGCCCTGGTTCGACACGGTGGAGGGAGTGCTGTCCCACGCGCTCTTTGGCATACCCGCCGTCAAGGGAGTGGATTTTGGGGGGGCCTTCGACCTGGCGGGCCTCCCGGGCTCCGAATACAACGACGGCTTTTGCCTGTCCGACTCGGGAGAGGTGAGGACCTCCACCAACCACAACGGGGGAGTCAACGGAGGCATAGCCAACGGCATGCCCATACTGTTCAGGGTCATGGTAAAGCCTACCCCCTCGGTGTTCCTGCCCCAGGCCACGGTGGACCTGGAGAAGGGGACCGGCGCCACCCTGTCCCTGTCCGGCAGGCACGACCCCGCCGTCATACACAGGGCGGCGGCCGCTGTCAACTGCGCGGCGGCTCTGGCGGCGGCGGACCTGCTGACCGTCCGGTACGGCGCAGACTATTTAGGAGAATGA
- a CDS encoding 3-dehydroquinate synthase, producing MTLHVDTDKGGYDVIIEPGCLACASDLLDLDRKALIVTDEGVPPQYARSLARQCREPRLAVVPQGEGSKSVQEWERLLRLMLREGFTRRDCVVAVGGGVPGDLAGFAAACYMRGVDFYNVPTTVLSQVDSSIGGKTAVNLDSVKNIVGAFYPPRRVLADPSLLETLSPRQTANGLAEALKMAACFDPELFGLFENADPRASLATVIERSLAIKRRVVEEDEREQGLRKALNFGHTIGHGIEGEAAGLLHGECVALGMLPMADPGIRERLARAMARLGLPGGTSADPARVLERVLHDKKASRSGVVAVLLRDAGRFEFQTLSPAELAERIARVPGIPEGGQA from the coding sequence ATGACACTCCACGTAGACACGGACAAGGGCGGCTATGACGTCATCATAGAGCCCGGCTGTCTCGCCTGCGCCTCGGACCTGCTGGACCTGGACAGAAAGGCGCTGATAGTCACGGACGAGGGCGTGCCGCCCCAATACGCCCGCAGCCTGGCCCGGCAGTGCCGGGAGCCCCGCCTGGCAGTGGTCCCTCAGGGAGAGGGCAGCAAAAGCGTACAGGAATGGGAACGCCTGCTGAGGCTCATGCTCCGGGAGGGCTTTACCCGCCGGGACTGCGTGGTGGCCGTAGGCGGCGGGGTGCCGGGAGACCTGGCGGGCTTTGCCGCCGCCTGCTACATGCGGGGGGTGGACTTTTACAACGTCCCCACCACGGTCCTGTCCCAGGTGGATTCGTCCATAGGCGGCAAGACCGCCGTCAACCTGGACAGCGTCAAGAATATAGTGGGAGCCTTTTACCCTCCCCGCAGGGTGCTGGCGGACCCGTCCCTGCTGGAGACCCTGTCCCCCAGACAGACCGCCAACGGTCTGGCGGAGGCCCTGAAGATGGCGGCCTGCTTCGACCCGGAGCTCTTCGGCCTCTTTGAAAATGCAGACCCCCGGGCCTCTCTGGCCACGGTCATAGAGCGCTCCCTCGCCATCAAGCGACGGGTGGTGGAGGAGGACGAACGGGAACAGGGCCTGCGAAAGGCGCTGAACTTCGGCCACACCATAGGCCACGGCATAGAGGGAGAGGCCGCCGGCCTGCTCCACGGCGAATGCGTGGCTCTGGGCATGCTGCCCATGGCGGACCCGGGGATACGGGAAAGGCTGGCCCGGGCCATGGCCAGGCTGGGGCTTCCCGGCGGCACCTCGGCGGACCCCGCCCGGGTGCTGGAGCGGGTGCTCCACGACAAAAAAGCCTCCCGGTCGGGAGTGGTGGCGGTGCTGCTGCGGGACGCGGGCCGCTTTGAGTTTCAGACCCTGTCCCCGGCGGAGCTGGCGGAGAGGATAGCCCGGGTCCCCGGGATCCCGGAGGGAGGTCAGGCATGA
- a CDS encoding 3-deoxy-7-phosphoheptulonate synthase — protein sequence MNMDFYRKLAIPLEVKEMFPVTRKVSETREQKVLELKQILDGRSDRLILVIGPCSADNEDSVLDYISRLVPVQERVKDKIMIVPRIYTNKPRTTGDGYKGLLHQPDPNEKPDLFKGLIAVREMHMRVVNETGFGCADEMLYPDNHKYLDDILVYVAVGARSVENQEHRLTASGIDVPVGMKNPTGGDLSVMMNAITAAHHQHTFIYRGWEAHSFGNPYAHAILRGYTDKHRQNHPNYHYEDLELLCDFYDKSGLPNPAALVDTNHSNSGKDPMRQPLIIREVLQSRRYNRRIRDLVKGFMIESYIETGSQEVGGGCYGKSITDPCLGWEETEEMILRAADML from the coding sequence ATGAATATGGATTTTTATCGCAAGCTCGCCATACCTCTGGAGGTAAAGGAGATGTTTCCCGTCACCCGGAAGGTCAGCGAGACCAGAGAGCAAAAGGTGCTGGAGCTGAAGCAGATACTGGACGGCCGCAGCGACAGGTTAATACTCGTCATAGGCCCCTGCTCCGCCGACAATGAGGACAGCGTGCTGGACTATATATCCAGGCTGGTGCCGGTGCAGGAGAGGGTGAAGGACAAGATCATGATAGTCCCCAGGATATACACCAACAAGCCCCGCACCACCGGGGACGGCTACAAGGGGCTGCTGCACCAGCCGGACCCCAACGAGAAGCCCGACCTGTTCAAGGGGCTCATAGCCGTCAGGGAAATGCACATGCGGGTGGTCAACGAGACCGGCTTTGGCTGCGCCGACGAGATGCTTTACCCGGACAACCACAAATATCTGGACGACATCCTGGTTTACGTGGCAGTGGGCGCCCGGTCGGTGGAAAATCAGGAGCACCGGCTGACGGCCTCCGGCATAGACGTGCCCGTGGGCATGAAAAACCCCACCGGCGGAGACCTGTCCGTGATGATGAACGCCATCACGGCGGCCCACCATCAGCACACCTTTATCTACAGGGGCTGGGAGGCCCATTCCTTCGGCAATCCCTACGCCCACGCCATACTGAGGGGCTACACCGACAAGCACAGGCAAAACCACCCCAATTATCACTATGAAGACCTGGAGCTGCTGTGCGATTTTTATGACAAGAGCGGCCTGCCCAACCCGGCGGCGCTGGTGGACACCAACCACAGCAACTCCGGCAAAGACCCTATGCGGCAGCCCCTTATCATCAGAGAGGTGCTGCAGAGCCGCCGCTACAACCGGCGCATCAGGGACCTGGTCAAGGGCTTCATGATAGAGAGCTACATAGAGACCGGCTCTCAGGAGGTGGGCGGAGGCTGCTACGGCAAATCCATCACAGACCCCTGCCTGGGCTGGGAAGAGACCGAGGAGATGATCCTGCGGGCGGCGGATATGCTGTAA
- a CDS encoding chorismate mutase: protein MDKLEEARLAIQQADREIAALFEKRMEAAKVVAAYKKERGLPIFVPEVEKALVEKNAALIADPAVRAHYVRFLQHTFNASKRYQRELISGVRIAYSGIGGSFASIAAERIFPEGEAVGFPGFPEAYGAVEQGDCEQAVLPLENSYAGEVGQVADLMFQGSLYVNAVYTLRVRHNLLALPGARLSDIRRVVSHPQALAQCREYIRARGFDTEEAGNTAVAAEAVASGTDIHTAAIAGAETAELYGLTVLDHDIQTSFQNATRFGVFSRVQNARSQKNSRFILMFTVRNEAGSLAKAIDVVGRRGFNMSALRSNPLKSLAWQYYFYLEAGGDIFSPEGSSMLEELRANCDMLKIVGSYPEPEEI from the coding sequence GTGGACAAGCTGGAAGAGGCCAGGCTGGCCATACAGCAGGCAGACAGAGAAATAGCGGCCCTCTTCGAAAAACGCATGGAGGCCGCAAAGGTGGTGGCCGCCTACAAAAAGGAGCGGGGGCTGCCCATATTCGTTCCCGAGGTGGAAAAGGCCCTGGTGGAAAAGAACGCCGCCCTGATCGCCGACCCGGCGGTGAGGGCCCACTACGTGCGGTTTTTGCAGCACACCTTCAACGCCTCCAAACGCTATCAGAGGGAGCTCATCTCCGGAGTCCGCATCGCCTACAGCGGCATAGGGGGCTCCTTTGCCAGCATAGCGGCTGAGCGCATCTTCCCCGAGGGGGAAGCGGTGGGCTTCCCCGGCTTTCCCGAGGCCTACGGCGCCGTGGAGCAGGGAGACTGCGAGCAGGCGGTGCTCCCTCTGGAAAACAGCTACGCCGGCGAGGTGGGGCAGGTGGCGGACCTGATGTTTCAGGGCTCTCTCTACGTCAACGCGGTCTATACCCTGCGGGTCAGGCACAACCTGCTGGCCCTGCCCGGGGCCCGGCTGTCGGACATCCGCCGGGTGGTCAGCCATCCCCAGGCCCTGGCCCAGTGCAGGGAATACATCAGGGCCCGGGGCTTCGACACGGAGGAAGCGGGCAACACGGCGGTGGCCGCCGAAGCGGTAGCCTCCGGCACGGACATCCACACGGCCGCCATAGCCGGAGCGGAGACGGCGGAGCTCTACGGCCTGACGGTGCTGGACCACGACATACAGACCAGCTTTCAGAACGCCACCCGCTTCGGCGTCTTTTCCCGGGTGCAGAACGCCCGGTCCCAAAAAAACAGCCGGTTCATACTCATGTTCACGGTGCGCAACGAGGCCGGCTCCCTGGCAAAGGCCATAGACGTGGTGGGCAGGCGGGGCTTCAATATGAGCGCCCTGCGGTCCAATCCCCTGAAGAGCCTGGCCTGGCAGTATTATTTCTATTTGGAAGCCGGCGGAGACATATTCTCCCCCGAAGGCAGCAGCATGCTGGAGGAGCTGAGAGCCAACTGCGACATGCTGAAGATAGTGGGCAGCTACCCCGAACCCGAAGAGATATAG